In Brassica napus cultivar Da-Ae chromosome C2, Da-Ae, whole genome shotgun sequence, the sequence tatatatatatatgttttaaggTGATATTGTATTTGTCTATGCAAGAATTTGTTTTATGTGATGACATACTTGTTAATTCATGTCCAGACGcttaaaacttgattttgttaGTTGTATATGAATTTAATAAGCCAATCATTCTCAAGTATTGATGCCCATTAAAATGCTTTTCTGTTCATGGCAGTTCATGAGACTTGGATATCTGATAGGATATGGAACAGACATAGAAAAAAGTCCACTGAACAGGTACCggtctatatatttattatagcaTATGCATTTGCTTGTTAATTAAAAGTATTCATTCTGTTCATTTAAACAAAACAAGGCAAGTCTTTGTTGGCTTAACCAATGTAGTAACTTCTACGCATTTTTGCGCAGCGCTTGTCTCAGTATGCTGCCTTGGCCAAAACCAGCGGTCTGGCCATCTCTTCCACCAGATGCTTCCTCTGAGGTGCTTGAAAAAGAAAAGGTATAATCTGCATGTTCTGCTTCGTGAATGTGTTAACTTATAGCACTTTTTCTTAAGCCAACCATGCTTTAAACAGGCTAAGAGTTAATTGTGCTTGCATAGCCTCTTGTCGACCCAAACATAATTATGTTTACCAGTGTAGTGTTGTGAATGTATATGCAATCTAGGTCTGCGTAACTATATATACcatcttgttttttttgaatACTTATCTCCTAGTTTACAGACTCTTCTACAAGCAACTTCAAGGACCAAGCACTTTGGTATCCAACGGAAACCTTTGCCCCTTGAACCATCGGTCCTTCTACGTGTGGCTAACAGAAGAAGGGCTTCTCTTTCTACTGGAAATATTTCTGAAATATTTGATGGCCGCCCAGGTTTTACTGAAGGgtaatgaaattaaaaaataaaattatgtccTTTTAGCccttaaagttttaaaatttgttagcACTTGTATCTCAAATATTTTTGAACTTCCAGCAGAAATTGCAAATCATCATCACCTTTGTTTGTTCTTTGAGGAACTAAAatgatatgtttatatattccGACAGATCAGGTTTAGAAGCGTCTCCGAGAACCCCTTCATCACTTAAAGTACAAGCAGCTCCCATGTCGAGAACAAATTCCTCACCTGGAAATTTTGAGAGTCCGCTTGATAGGCCTATGAGGCTTGCTGAAATTTTTGTTGCAGCTGAACACGCTCTGCGGCTTACCATTTCGGATCACGATTTGTTGAAGACATTGTCATCTGTTCAGGATTTCGAGGTAGTAAACGAGGAAGTTCGATTGTGCAAAGGCCATTTACATACGGATACTCTTCTGATGTTGATACTTGTCTTTCTTCTAGCTTTTCATGtgtaaattttgttttggcAGCATAAATATCTTAATCTAACCAAAGGTGCCGCCGAAAACTATCACCGTTCTTGGTGGAAGAGACATGGAGTCGTTCTTGATGGTGAAATCGCAGCTGTCTGCTTCAAGCACGGGAAATATGATTTGGCTGCAAACTCTTATGAAAAAGTCTGCGCCCTTTATGCGGGTGAAAGATGGCAAGATTTGCTAGCAGAAGTCTTGCCCAATTTAGCTGAGTGTCAAAAGATTCTTAATGATCAAGCTGGGTACATGTCATCTTGTGTTAGGCTACTTTCGTTGGATAAGAGCTTATTCTCGTCCAAGGAGCGGCAAGCGTTTCAGTCCGAGGTTGTCAATATTGCACACAGTGAAATGAAGAACCCAGTTCCCTTAGATGTGTCATCATTGATAACATTTTCTGGAAATACTGGTCCTCCGCTTCAGTTGAGTGATGGAGACCCTGGGAATCTATCTGTCACTGTGTGGAGTGGCTTTCCTGATGATATCACCCTTGATTCGCTTAGTCTTACCTTGGTAGCGACCAACAACACTGACGAAGGCGGCCAGGTTTGGCTCCATTAGACATTGTTCTCGTCCtattcttctatcaaatttcACGTTCTTAAGAAATATGTATATGAATTGGGTTTCAGGCTTTGAAGAGTTCAGCTGCAACTGTACTAAAGCCCGGAAGGAATACTATCACATTTGATTTGCCTCCACAAAAACCGGGTTCCTATGTTCTGGGAGTCGTTACTGGCCAGATTGGTCGCTTGAGATTCAGGTCTCACAGCTTTTCAAAGGGTGGTCCTGGAGAAACTGATGATTTTATGAGTTATGAAAAGCCAACCAGACCTATCCTCAAGGTACACGATCTCCCAATTCTAAGAAATTTATTACAGCTTGTGGAACAGTAGAAAATCCTTAATTACATGCGTGAGTAGTGATACTCTTATGTAACATTTGTTTCCTTGATTGATACGATAAACATCTTATTCATTAGGTGTCCAAACCAAGAGCTCTGGTTGATCTTTCTGCAGCTGTATCTTCTGCGCTGCTTATAAATGAAGCTCAGTGGATTGGTGTCATTGTACGTCCTATTAATTACTCACTGAAAGGCGCCATCCTGCACATTGATACTGGTCCAGGGCTAAAGATTGAAGACTCATACGGCATTGAGATGGAGAGATACGTAGAGACAGATTGTGATGCTGGTGCAACAAAAGCTGAAGTTTCTGTAGAAGATAGCCATGTCTCTCCAAAACTTGATTCAGAGGTACTTAATCTCTGCGACGGTAAAATAGTTTTCTCAGAATGGGCGAGCAATGTGAGTTCTATTCTGTGGGTCCCTGTTCGTGCATTGAGTGAGAAGCTTGCTAGAGGTTCATCTTCAGGTTTGCAGCAATAAATCATTTTCTGATTATTACAATGTCTCTCGTCACATCCACTGCCCACTGATCGATTTTCTTTTGCGTTAACAGTCACTCCACTGAAACAAGATATTTTAGAGGGAATGAGAACTGTGGCTCTGAAACTTGAATTTGGTGTGCATCATAACCAGATATTTGAGAGGTATTGTATATATTTCCTGTTATGGTAAATCTTGATCATCTTTGTTCCACATCAGAGGTTTTGTTATGTGAGCAGGACGATAGCTGCACATTTCACCGACCCTTTTGACGTGACTACAAGGGTGGCAAACAAATGCAATGATGGCACATTGGTCTTGCAGGTAGCCAACTTTTTATTCTTAACCTCTCAGTCCCGTCACTCTTATTCATGTCCACCCAAgattattaatcaaataattctTGTTTACAGGTTATGCTACACTCCCTTGTCAAGGCCAACTTGATAGTTCTTGATGCTTGGCTTGATCTTCAAGATGGATTTGTTCATGGAAAAAGTGATGGAAGACCAACTTCCACGTTTTTTCCGCTTGTTGTGTCTCCGGGGTCTAGAGCAGCAGTCGTATTCAGTATATCCATAGAGAAGACAATGCCATCAGGTAAACACACTTAAACTGATAAGGCCATCTGCGATAAGGAAACTATGTCTGATGTCAGAACACTGCGTAATAACGGTaacttaacatataatatataggGAGATCCACTTGTAGAACGGGTCAAAACTCTTGACCTCTGACTTGTACTTTTCATCCATAACTCACTGATGCAGTGGGTATTGGCATATACAAAATGACATTTGCATactaaaacagaaacaaattttcttttataaaaaatgttgtGGATAACTACTGCGAACTAAGTAATTGTTTGCACAACAGAAGGGAAAGATTTGCAGCTACCAGAGAGCATTCTGAATATCAAATATGAAATCCATGGTGATAGAGCTGCTGGAGCACACAACCCAGTGGATGCTGCAGATCACTCTGTAGCTGATGCTGAAAGGAGAGATTTGGTGTTCAAGAGTGCTATTGTTTTGCAGCGTCCAGTGCTTGATCCTTGCCTGACAGTTGGGTTTCTTCCACTTCCTTCTGATGGTCTTAGGGTCGGGAAACTTATTACCATGCAGTGGAGAGTCGAAAGGCTGAAAGAGCTCGAGGGAAGTGAAGCCGTAGAACAGCAACATGTAAGTCATGTCTAGATCGaactttatattatatattacttttCCTTCCGAGTGTCATTTGATATAATCATCGATCCACGATCAGTTCATCATTACCAGGTTTTCCCTTTTGAATTTgtgattgttttgtttccacAAGGATGAGGTGTTATACGAAGTCAATGCAAATTCGGAGAACTGGATGATTGCGGGTAGGAAGAGAGGTTATGTCTCTCTCTCAGAGGAGCAAGGTAAAGTAAtcttttattcttcttcttgttttgttgCAGGAAAGACTTGCATACTAAtgttgatatgtttttttttttgggtggttAAAATTATTACAGGTTCAAGAGTGGTAATATCGATACTATGTGTTCCATTAGTTGCGGGTTATGTCCGTCCTCCTCAGCTCGGTTTGCCAAACGTGGAAGAAGCAAATGTAAGCAGCAATCCACCAGGTCCTCACTTAGTGTGCGTCTTGCCTCCACTTCTCAGTTCTTCTTATTGCGTCCCTGTCAAGTAGTAAAGGTAGTTCACTTAAACATTTTCCACTCCCGACTCAAATTTCATTAGAGTATTTGCTGCGAGAA encodes:
- the LOC111202875 gene encoding trafficking protein particle complex II-specific subunit 130 homolog isoform X2 produces the protein MANYLAQFQTIKNSCDRIVAAVEDVSDLWPTVKELFEQHQPLKRAVLTNKTRNPVLVENLPVEFILTTDARLRSRFPHEQYLYWFREPYATIVLVTCEDLDEFKNILKPRLKLIVQNDEKEWFIVFVSKAHPSNDQATKNAKKVYAKLEVDFSSKKRERCCKLDIHGPDANFWEDLELKITECIRNTLDRRVQFYEDEIRKLTEQRFMPIWNFCNFFILKESLAFIFEIAHLHEDALREYDELELCYLETVNMPGKQRDFGGFDSEDDQAALLKPGSKPLTQMVHDDSFREFDFRQYLFACQSRLLFKLNRPFEVSFRGYSFVISFAKALTFHESVLPFCLREVWVLTACLALLDATASHHNDGVVAPDIEKEFYRLQGDLYSLSRLKFMRLGYLIGYGTDIEKSPLNSACLSMLPWPKPAVWPSLPPDASSEVLEKEKTLLQATSRTKHFGIQRKPLPLEPSVLLRVANRRRASLSTGNISEIFDGRPGFTEGSGLEASPRTPSSLKVQAAPMSRTNSSPGNFESPLDRPMRLAEIFVAAEHALRLTISDHDLLKTLSSVQDFEHKYLNLTKGAAENYHRSWWKRHGVVLDGEIAAVCFKHGKYDLAANSYEKVCALYAGERWQDLLAEVLPNLAECQKILNDQAGYMSSCVRLLSLDKSLFSSKERQAFQSEVVNIAHSEMKNPVPLDVSSLITFSGNTGPPLQLSDGDPGNLSVTVWSGFPDDITLDSLSLTLVATNNTDEGGQALKSSAATVLKPGRNTITFDLPPQKPGSYVLGVVTGQIGRLRFRSHSFSKGGPGETDDFMSYEKPTRPILKVSKPRALVDLSAAVSSALLINEAQWIGVIVRPINYSLKGAILHIDTGPGLKIEDSYGIEMERYVETDCDAGATKAEVSVEDSHVSPKLDSEVLNLCDGKIVFSEWASNVSSILWVPVRALSEKLARGSSSVTPLKQDILEGMRTVALKLEFGVHHNQIFERTIAAHFTDPFDVTTRVANKCNDGTLVLQVMLHSLVKANLIVLDAWLDLQDGFVHGKSDGRPTSTFFPLVVSPGSRAAVVFSISIEKTMPSGKDLQLPESILNIKYEIHGDRAAGAHNPVDAADHSVADAERRDLVFKSAIVLQRPVLDPCLTVGFLPLPSDGLRVGKLITMQWRVERLKELEGSEAVEQQHDEVLYEVNANSENWMIAGRKRGYVSLSEEQGSRVVISILCVPLVAGYVRPPQLGLPNVEEANVSSNPPGPHLVCVLPPLLSSSYCVPVK
- the LOC111202875 gene encoding trafficking protein particle complex II-specific subunit 130 homolog isoform X1; this translates as MANYLAQFQTIKNSCDRIVAAVEDVSDLWPTVKELFEQHQPLKRAVLTNKTRNPVLVENLPVEFILTTDARLRSRFPHEQYLYWFREPYATIVLVTCEDLDEFKNILKPRLKLIVQNDEKEWFIVFVSKAHPSNDQATKNAKKVYAKLEVDFSSKKRERCCKLDIHGPDANFWEDLELKITECIRNTLDRRVQFYEDEIRKLTEQRFMPIWNFCNFFILKESLAFIFEIAHLHEDALREYDELELCYLETVNMPGKQRDFGGFDSEDDQAALLKPGSKPLTQMVHDDSFREFDFRQYLFACQSRLLFKLNRPFEVSFRGYSFVISFAKALTFHESVLPFCLREVWVLTACLALLDATASHHNDGVVAPDIEKEFYRLQGDLYSLSRLKFMRLGYLIGYGTDIEKSPLNSACLSMLPWPKPAVWPSLPPDASSEVLEKEKTLLQATSRTKHFGIQRKPLPLEPSVLLRVANRRRASLSTGNISEIFDGRPGFTEGSGLEASPRTPSSLKVQAAPMSRTNSSPGNFESPLDRPMRLAEIFVAAEHALRLTISDHDLLKTLSSVQDFEHKYLNLTKGAAENYHRSWWKRHGVVLDGEIAAVCFKHGKYDLAANSYEKVCALYAGERWQDLLAEVLPNLAECQKILNDQAGYMSSCVRLLSLDKSLFSSKERQAFQSEVVNIAHSEMKNPVPLDVSSLITFSGNTGPPLQLSDGDPGNLSVTVWSGFPDDITLDSLSLTLVATNNTDEGGQALKSSAATVLKPGRNTITFDLPPQKPGSYVLGVVTGQIGRLRFRSHSFSKGGPGETDDFMSYEKPTRPILKVSKPRALVDLSAAVSSALLINEAQWIGVIVRPINYSLKGAILHIDTGPGLKIEDSYGIEMERYVETDCDAGATKAEVSVEDSHVSPKLDSEVLNLCDGKIVFSEWASNVSSILWVPVRALSEKLARGSSSVTPLKQDILEGMRTVALKLEFGVHHNQIFERTIAAHFTDPFDVTTRVANKCNDGTLVLQVMLHSLVKANLIVLDAWLDLQDGFVHGKSDGRPTSTFFPLVVSPGSRAAVVFSISIEKTMPSEGKDLQLPESILNIKYEIHGDRAAGAHNPVDAADHSVADAERRDLVFKSAIVLQRPVLDPCLTVGFLPLPSDGLRVGKLITMQWRVERLKELEGSEAVEQQHDEVLYEVNANSENWMIAGRKRGYVSLSEEQGSRVVISILCVPLVAGYVRPPQLGLPNVEEANVSSNPPGPHLVCVLPPLLSSSYCVPVK